Proteins from a genomic interval of Salinarchaeum sp. Harcht-Bsk1:
- a CDS encoding MATE family efflux transporter, which translates to MDRGRVASVWRRVLSLSWPMMVEQVTRTGMRTTDVFVTALFSPIAVAAIGLADLYARLPLRIGLGLGTGAIALSSQDTGAGAEATRDEAISQALLVGALAGIPFVLFGFFLGEPAIAVLGEWADPDEVAEVADLGGTYLAIIFATAPARHVSLIAARSLQGTGDTRTPMYVNVVSNVLNVALSLILGLGLLGAPRLEVVGVGLATAFGNVFTATVMVGVLALGVRDAGLRRPTEFVIAKQLLVVSAPKIAEGLIATVIEFPFNALLLYFGTPVNAGYQIGRRVYQQVTSPLSRGLHVAASVVVGQSLGAGKPDEARFDGWATTALGVLLVGSIGLGLVVAAGPIVGLFTDDAATASHALAFVRAYGLSAPFLAAFVLLAGALQGASETRTPFIARTSGLLVVYLGVSFVGGLVLGYGPLAVYVAVAAWNVWGFAIVCWGFARGDWAERAASMMADRGSTAGDAVVADGESDENGNDEMDAPADRGGDETVDAG; encoded by the coding sequence GTGGATCGCGGTCGGGTCGCGAGCGTCTGGCGGCGCGTCCTCTCGCTGTCGTGGCCGATGATGGTCGAGCAGGTCACGCGGACGGGGATGCGGACCACCGACGTGTTCGTCACGGCGTTGTTCTCGCCGATCGCGGTCGCGGCGATCGGGCTTGCCGATCTGTACGCACGACTGCCCCTGCGAATCGGACTGGGGTTGGGGACGGGCGCGATCGCACTCTCGAGTCAGGACACCGGGGCTGGCGCGGAGGCGACGCGCGACGAGGCGATCTCCCAAGCGCTGCTGGTCGGCGCGCTCGCTGGGATTCCGTTCGTGCTGTTTGGCTTCTTCCTCGGAGAGCCCGCGATCGCAGTGCTCGGGGAGTGGGCCGACCCCGACGAGGTCGCGGAGGTCGCGGACCTCGGTGGCACCTACCTCGCGATCATCTTCGCGACCGCGCCCGCACGCCACGTCTCCCTGATCGCGGCCCGCTCGCTCCAGGGGACCGGCGACACCCGGACGCCGATGTACGTCAACGTCGTCTCGAACGTGCTGAACGTCGCCCTCTCCCTGATTCTCGGGCTCGGACTGCTCGGTGCGCCCCGACTCGAGGTCGTCGGCGTCGGGCTCGCCACGGCGTTCGGGAACGTGTTCACGGCGACGGTGATGGTCGGGGTGCTGGCGCTCGGCGTTCGCGACGCCGGATTGCGCCGACCGACGGAGTTCGTCATCGCCAAACAGCTCCTCGTCGTCTCGGCGCCGAAGATCGCCGAGGGACTGATCGCGACGGTGATCGAGTTCCCCTTCAACGCGCTCCTGTTGTACTTCGGGACGCCGGTGAACGCGGGCTACCAGATCGGCCGGCGCGTCTACCAGCAGGTGACCAGCCCGCTCTCCCGCGGGCTCCACGTCGCCGCGAGCGTCGTGGTTGGGCAGTCCCTGGGTGCGGGGAAGCCCGACGAGGCGCGCTTCGACGGGTGGGCGACGACGGCGCTCGGGGTGCTCCTCGTCGGGTCGATCGGGCTCGGACTGGTCGTCGCTGCGGGACCGATCGTCGGCCTGTTCACGGACGACGCGGCGACGGCGAGTCACGCGCTCGCGTTCGTGCGAGCCTATGGACTCTCCGCACCGTTCCTCGCCGCCTTCGTCCTCCTCGCCGGTGCGCTCCAGGGTGCCAGCGAGACGCGGACGCCCTTTATCGCCCGAACCTCGGGGCTCCTGGTGGTGTATCTCGGCGTCTCGTTCGTCGGCGGACTCGTCCTCGGCTACGGTCCGCTCGCCGTCTACGTCGCGGTCGCCGCCTGGAACGTCTGGGGGTTCGCCATCGTGTGCTGGGGGTTCGCGCGCGGCGACTGGGCGGAGCGCGCCGCGTCGATGATGGCCGACCGTGGCTCGACTGCCGGCGATGCGGTGGTCGCTGACGGGGAGAGCGACGAGAACGGGAACGACGAGATGGATGCGCCCGCCGATCGTGGCGGTGACGAGACCGTGGACGCCGGCTGA
- a CDS encoding deoxyhypusine synthase, producing the protein MTEDGHDEGDHADGDDGGHAHDPEREEFHHDPVGHAEVRAGMTVGELADEYGDAGVGAATLHEAVDIYADMLGDEVTNFVGLAGAMVPTGMRRIVADLIRDGHVDALVTTGANLTHDAIEAIGGKHHHGRSEHPDMTEREHDETLRAEGVDRIYNVYLPQEHFALFESHLRDRVFPPLAQQESVSIADLCAELGRANAEVNDEEDIAEGPGIAAAAWENDVPIYCPAVQDSVLGIQAWIYSQTSGLTLDALGDMTGLNDLAHEADSSGALVVGGGVPKNFVLQTMLVAPDAYDYAVQLTMDPPHTGGLSGATLDEARSWGKLEPAARNVSVYADATITLPLLVAAARERIGE; encoded by the coding sequence ATGACCGAGGACGGCCACGACGAGGGCGACCACGCCGACGGCGACGACGGCGGCCACGCCCACGACCCCGAACGCGAGGAGTTCCACCACGATCCCGTCGGCCACGCGGAGGTTCGAGCGGGCATGACCGTTGGCGAACTCGCCGACGAGTACGGCGACGCCGGCGTCGGCGCCGCGACGCTCCACGAGGCCGTGGATATCTACGCCGACATGCTCGGCGACGAGGTCACGAACTTCGTCGGCCTCGCTGGCGCGATGGTGCCGACTGGTATGCGCCGGATCGTCGCGGACCTGATTCGTGACGGCCACGTCGACGCGCTGGTAACCACGGGCGCAAACCTCACCCACGACGCGATCGAGGCCATCGGGGGAAAGCACCACCATGGCCGCTCGGAGCACCCGGACATGACCGAGCGCGAGCACGACGAGACCCTCCGTGCGGAGGGCGTGGATCGGATCTACAACGTCTACCTGCCCCAGGAGCACTTCGCGCTGTTCGAGTCCCACCTGCGCGATCGGGTCTTCCCGCCGCTGGCCCAGCAGGAGTCGGTGTCGATCGCGGATCTGTGTGCGGAACTCGGCCGGGCCAACGCCGAGGTAAACGACGAGGAGGACATAGCGGAGGGGCCTGGCATCGCCGCCGCTGCGTGGGAGAACGACGTGCCGATCTACTGTCCGGCGGTGCAGGACTCCGTGCTCGGCATCCAGGCCTGGATCTACTCACAGACCTCGGGGCTCACGCTCGACGCGCTGGGCGACATGACGGGGCTGAACGACCTCGCCCACGAGGCCGACTCGTCTGGTGCGCTCGTCGTCGGCGGTGGCGTGCCGAAGAACTTCGTGCTCCAGACGATGCTCGTCGCTCCCGACGCGTACGATTACGCGGTCCAGTTGACGATGGATCCGCCACACACCGGGGGACTCTCGGGGGCGACGCTGGACGAAGCGCGGTCCTGGGGAAAGCTGGAGCCTGCCGCGCGGAACGTCTCCGTGTACGCCGATGCGACGATCACGTTGCCGCTGCTCGTGGCCGCCGCTCGCGAACGAATCGGCGAGTGA
- a CDS encoding stage II sporulation protein M, whose translation MSLDDAVRDSVRAFGARPAKVLPFYVAGLAVPVITRVVPVVGLFLAYLSLRGSGRIEAVRDELEGESPIGFEDPGTTDVDEEALGEALLDLLTPTVIAILLVTTLLAIVLFAVMQAAVSAGRLHAVYAVLSDGDATEAGVDGVFADTWTFLGLAIVELLAYLFLFGIPTALVAVAVGLDLVLLALPAIPLFLLAAVASLGVRLLFAFARPAIVVDDAGVVAGIRGALGYVRRNLTVAIGYGTLTIGLLVAANVVSGAFSQLGAVTVTTLLPLVFVFPLVDLVKTRLYADDAEVDLSPPTSPEADRLPRLRAGFARGWSALWTFTRGHLGLVGVSTVVLLAGVWVGLWAGAQVDDLFAASIEARLDRQGPVGAFFNYAANNWSVAAGQSLSGLVFGLPTIVSLAFNGANVGFLYQLEVEPEILVAFVLPHGIVEVPALLLSGALGLHLGRLGWGYVFGSVSRERLADDIDRGFQVLVGLAILFVLAAVIEAFVSPYYWRLLGI comes from the coding sequence ATGAGTCTCGACGACGCCGTCCGCGACAGCGTTCGGGCCTTCGGCGCCCGTCCCGCGAAGGTGCTCCCCTTCTACGTCGCCGGCCTCGCGGTGCCGGTGATCACCCGCGTGGTCCCCGTCGTCGGCCTCTTCCTGGCGTACCTCTCGCTCCGGGGCAGCGGCCGCATCGAGGCCGTACGCGACGAACTGGAGGGCGAGAGCCCGATCGGCTTCGAGGACCCGGGCACTACCGACGTCGACGAGGAGGCCTTAGGCGAAGCGTTGCTGGACCTCCTCACGCCGACGGTCATCGCCATCCTGCTGGTGACAACGCTGCTGGCGATCGTCCTGTTCGCGGTGATGCAGGCTGCGGTCTCGGCTGGGCGCCTCCACGCGGTGTACGCGGTGCTCTCCGACGGGGACGCGACAGAAGCGGGCGTCGACGGCGTCTTCGCGGACACCTGGACGTTCCTCGGCCTCGCGATCGTGGAGCTACTCGCGTACCTGTTCCTGTTCGGGATCCCGACCGCTCTCGTCGCGGTGGCAGTCGGACTCGATCTGGTGTTGCTTGCGCTTCCTGCCATCCCGCTCTTCTTGCTGGCCGCCGTCGCATCGCTCGGCGTTCGGCTCCTGTTCGCTTTCGCCCGGCCGGCGATCGTCGTCGACGACGCCGGGGTCGTGGCGGGAATTCGTGGCGCGCTCGGCTACGTCCGCCGGAATCTCACCGTCGCCATCGGCTACGGGACGCTGACGATCGGCCTCCTCGTGGCCGCCAACGTCGTCAGCGGCGCGTTCAGCCAGCTCGGTGCGGTCACCGTCACGACCCTGCTCCCGCTGGTGTTCGTCTTCCCGCTCGTCGACCTCGTGAAGACGCGGCTGTACGCCGACGACGCAGAGGTCGACCTCTCGCCACCGACCTCGCCGGAGGCGGACCGCCTGCCGCGACTCCGTGCCGGATTCGCGCGGGGCTGGAGTGCGCTCTGGACCTTCACCCGGGGTCACCTCGGACTCGTCGGGGTGAGCACGGTCGTCCTCCTCGCTGGCGTCTGGGTCGGGCTCTGGGCCGGTGCACAGGTCGACGACCTGTTCGCCGCTTCGATCGAAGCCCGGCTGGACCGCCAGGGCCCGGTCGGCGCCTTCTTCAATTATGCCGCGAACAACTGGTCGGTCGCCGCCGGGCAGTCGCTCTCGGGGCTCGTCTTCGGCCTCCCGACGATCGTCTCGCTGGCGTTCAACGGCGCGAACGTCGGCTTCCTCTACCAGCTGGAGGTCGAGCCCGAAATCTTGGTCGCGTTCGTCCTGCCACATGGGATCGTCGAAGTTCCCGCGTTGCTCCTCTCGGGTGCACTCGGACTCCACCTCGGGCGCCTCGGCTGGGGGTACGTATTCGGATCGGTGAGCCGCGAGCGGCTGGCGGACGACATCGACCGCGGCTTCCAGGTCCTCGTGGGGCTCGCGATACTGTTCGTCCTCGCCGCCGTGATCGAGGCGTTCGTGAGTCCGTACTACTGGCGTCTACTGGGCATCTGA
- a CDS encoding glycosyltransferase family 2 protein: MGAAPTVSIVIPARNEADYLPDCLDSVAALDTEYDYETIVVDGDSDDRTPKIAREYDVRLVEGPGESIGGGRALGAEHAHGQWLSFVDADTVLHPDFLDEMLAFVEAEDLDAATSRCRMDGLRPKLMQATINRVFPRLRRPILPGFNFFIGREVYEAAGGFPEVPNEDTAFSRHLAREYDTAYHPDVLVETSGRRIHRWGLTGTLVHYLRLDVGRLMAEFR; encoded by the coding sequence ATGGGAGCGGCGCCGACCGTCAGCATCGTGATCCCGGCACGGAACGAGGCCGACTACCTCCCCGACTGCCTCGACAGCGTCGCCGCACTCGACACGGAGTACGACTACGAGACGATCGTCGTGGACGGCGACAGCGACGATCGAACGCCCAAAATTGCCAGGGAGTACGACGTAAGGCTCGTCGAGGGACCGGGCGAGAGCATCGGCGGCGGCCGTGCGCTCGGGGCCGAACACGCCCACGGCCAGTGGCTCTCCTTCGTCGATGCCGACACCGTCCTCCATCCCGACTTCCTCGACGAGATGCTCGCCTTCGTCGAGGCCGAGGATCTCGACGCCGCGACATCGCGCTGCCGGATGGACGGCCTCCGCCCGAAGCTCATGCAGGCGACCATCAACCGCGTGTTTCCCCGCCTCCGGCGGCCGATCCTTCCAGGCTTCAACTTCTTCATCGGTCGCGAAGTGTACGAGGCAGCGGGCGGCTTCCCGGAGGTTCCCAACGAGGACACCGCATTCAGCCGGCACCTCGCCAGAGAGTACGACACCGCGTATCACCCCGACGTGCTCGTCGAGACGTCCGGACGGCGGATCCACAGGTGGGGCCTGACGGGGACGCTCGTCCACTACCTCCGGCTTGACGTCGGTCGTCTCATGGCGGAGTTCCGCTGA